From the Candidatus Effluviviaceae Genus I sp. genome, one window contains:
- a CDS encoding choice-of-anchor J domain-containing protein → MSTRRTFYGGATGIPNAWFDGEDNVYGGSTAPTMFPTYNPIVAANIAEGSPILVKPVAKFTSATAGTLFVDIDVMDPVTTTNNKVHFVIVEEGIETYGATPGMARAMLADETFALTSPGEAVSYAKAFTLGTSWKLDNIGFVAWVQCHNIPRRVLQAARCTRGNGIAVSPAEGLLATGPIGGPFNPGSVTFEVENLGGAAIGYSVTATKPWVTILNGSGTIPGGSSVEVTAELNVLASALGGGVYSDVLTFTNTTNGIGNTTRALGLEVGDRVVVYSFPMDTNPGWTTQGLWAYGRPMGGGGQYGYPDPISGHTGANVYGYNLNGDYENNLPERHLTTPALDLTGYAGVQVSFWRWLGVEQPAYDHAYFRVSKNGTTWSTIWSNTATIEENAWSQHTYDISALADNTTVYLRWTMGTTDSSWQYCGWNIDDVEITGILVTASGVESPGVVSRVSLLPSSPNPFRESATIAYSVPAAGRVRIAVYDVAGRLVRTVVDDDVEAGLHATQWDGRDRSGTAVASGVYFCRIEACGTSDTRSIVVLK, encoded by the coding sequence AGCACGGCGCCGACGATGTTCCCAACGTACAATCCCATCGTCGCCGCGAACATCGCCGAGGGGAGTCCGATCCTCGTCAAGCCCGTGGCCAAGTTCACATCGGCAACGGCCGGCACGCTGTTCGTGGACATCGACGTCATGGATCCGGTCACGACCACGAACAACAAGGTCCACTTCGTCATCGTCGAGGAGGGCATCGAGACGTACGGCGCGACGCCGGGCATGGCTCGCGCAATGCTCGCCGACGAGACCTTCGCGCTGACGTCGCCCGGCGAAGCGGTGAGCTACGCCAAGGCGTTCACGCTCGGGACCTCCTGGAAGCTCGACAACATCGGGTTCGTGGCGTGGGTGCAGTGTCACAACATCCCGCGGCGGGTGCTTCAGGCGGCGCGCTGCACGCGCGGGAACGGCATCGCGGTGTCCCCGGCCGAGGGGCTGCTCGCGACCGGGCCGATCGGCGGGCCGTTCAACCCGGGGAGCGTCACGTTCGAGGTCGAGAACCTCGGCGGAGCCGCGATAGGCTACTCGGTCACGGCGACGAAGCCGTGGGTCACGATCCTGAACGGCTCCGGGACCATCCCAGGCGGTTCATCGGTCGAGGTCACGGCGGAGCTGAACGTGCTTGCCTCGGCCCTCGGCGGCGGCGTCTACAGCGACGTGCTCACGTTCACGAACACGACCAACGGCATCGGCAACACGACCCGCGCCCTCGGGCTCGAGGTGGGCGACCGCGTCGTCGTGTACTCGTTCCCGATGGACACGAACCCCGGCTGGACCACACAGGGGCTCTGGGCGTACGGGCGGCCGATGGGCGGCGGCGGCCAGTACGGTTACCCCGATCCGATCAGCGGCCACACGGGCGCGAACGTGTACGGCTACAACCTGAACGGAGACTACGAGAACAACCTGCCGGAGCGGCACCTCACGACCCCCGCGCTCGACCTCACCGGCTACGCGGGCGTTCAGGTGAGCTTCTGGAGGTGGCTGGGCGTCGAGCAGCCCGCGTACGACCACGCCTACTTCAGGGTGAGCAAGAACGGCACGACGTGGTCCACCATCTGGTCCAACACGGCGACGATCGAGGAGAACGCCTGGAGCCAGCACACCTACGACATCTCCGCGTTGGCCGACAACACCACCGTGTACCTGCGCTGGACGATGGGCACGACCGATAGCAGCTGGCAGTACTGCGGCTGGAACATCGACGACGTCGAGATCACGGGCATCCTGGTGACGGCCTCAGGCGTCGAGAGCCCGGGAGTCGTCTCGCGCGTGTCCCTCCTTCCGAGCAGCCCGAACCCGTTCCGCGAGTCCGCCACCATCGCGTACAGCGTCCCGGCGGCGGGGCGCGTGAGGATCGCTGTCTACGACGTGGCCGGGCGCCTGGTGAGAACCGTCGTGGACGACGACGTCGAAGCCGGCCTGCACGCGACGCAGTGGGACGGCAGGGACCGCTCGGGCACGGCGGTGGCCTCGGGCGTGTACTTCTGCCGCATCGAAGCCTGTGGCACGTCGGATACGAGGAGCATCGTCGTGCTCAAGTAG